Proteins encoded together in one Bacteroidales bacterium window:
- a CDS encoding dihydroxy-acid dehydratase gives NVALIRDNDLIEINIPERTINLLVSEDELNERRKEESARGNKAFTPPHREREVSKALRAYASMVSSADKGAVRLI, from the coding sequence CAATGTCGCACTGATCCGGGATAACGATCTTATAGAGATCAACATTCCGGAACGAACAATTAATTTACTGGTCAGTGAAGATGAATTGAACGAACGCCGTAAAGAAGAGTCTGCCAGAGGCAATAAAGCTTTCACCCCGCCTCACCGGGAACGTGAGGTTTCGAAAGCGCTTAGGGCATATGCTTCTATGGTGAGTTCGGCCGATAAAGGTGCCGTTCGTCTGATCTGA